One Cryptomeria japonica chromosome 9, Sugi_1.0, whole genome shotgun sequence genomic window carries:
- the LOC131080078 gene encoding uncharacterized protein LOC131080078: MWYQVTLYRGGLVTSALSFIAAASTAFLPDNSIAKALLQQNLDTLYALGAGSLGLSLVLIHIYVTPIKRTLQILWALGLLGSLATSLNLAQPAGEGLVEYVIDNPVAVWFVGPLFASLTGLVFKEGLCYGKLEAAALTFVIPTLLLGHLTGLMDDNTKLGLLGVWMALFVVFASRKFTQPIKDDIGDKSVFMFNAKSEEEKAVILRQREE, encoded by the exons ATGTGGTATCAGGTAACCTTGTATCGAGGAGGGTTGGTGACTTCTGCATTATCATTTATAGCAGCCGCTTCAACTGCCTTTCTCCCAGACAATTCTATTGCAAAGGCCCTCTTGCAACAGAATCTTGATACATTGTATGCGCTAGGAGCTGGAAGCCTAGGTTTATCGTTAGTTTTGATTCACATTTATGTTACTCCAATTAAGCGAACCCTTCAGATATTGTGGGCATTGGGTTTGCTTGGATCTCTGGCTACATCTCTTAACCTTGCTCAGCCAGCAGGTGAAGGGTTGGTGGAATATGTTATAGACAACCCTGTTGCAGTGTGGTTTGTTGGGCCCCTCTTTGCATCCTTGACTGGCCTTGTCTTCAAAGAAG GTTTGTGCTATGGAAAGTTGGAAGCTGCTGCTTTGACATTCGTTATCCCCACATTACTGCTTGGTCATCTG aCAGGACTTATGGACGATAATACAAAGTTAGGGCTGCTTGGAGTATGGATGGCACTTTTTGTGGTATTTGCATCTAGAAAGTTCACACAGCCGATCAAG GATGATATAGGTGATAAGTCAGTTTTCATGTTCAATGCGAAGTCAGAGGAGGAGAAAGCAGTTATCCTACGTCAACGGGAGGAATAG